In a single window of the Thermus sp. LT1-2-5 genome:
- a CDS encoding iron ABC transporter permease, which produces MAPVRGILSHSLGRFALPLLTGVVGLLVLAPLGILAYQSLLTAPFFAPLKRVGLEAYRYILHDPYFFEALKNSFFIGLGMVVVAVPLGSLFAFLVTKTDLPFARFYELLLLAPVFISPIILGIGFIVAFGPSGLVSGLVEGVLGRVPWTIYTVPAIAVIAGLTHVPYVYLYVASTIQNVDASLEEAARVAGARPTWVALSVTFPLVRPALVYSAALMLLLGFELFGLPLVLGDAKGIMVITTYLYRLTAITGTSAYHLMAAVSVAIVLIAWSLVLLQRYLVGRMEGRYVAIGARGYRTERLPLGRLRFVWASLLALYLLVAVVLPVLGVVFRSLVSSWGPGVDLKEVFTLGHYVEVFKLPNLSRAVSNTLVVAALGGIVALAFYLLIALGIQRGGRYGRVLDYLAGLPRAVPGLVMGLAFLWLFLFLKPIAPLRNTLFALILAYTVVWMPYGVRLLTAALLQVGREVEEAARIVGASAVKAFLHGTLPLLRGGVLTAWFLLFIQFVREYSTGVYLLTAGTEVLGAQIVALWGTGAVDVIAALATLQVLIVSAVFLLANRLGVRPQGL; this is translated from the coding sequence ATGGCGCCGGTGCGGGGCATCCTTTCCCATAGCCTCGGGCGCTTTGCGCTTCCCCTTCTTACCGGGGTGGTGGGGCTTTTGGTTCTGGCCCCCCTTGGCATCCTCGCTTACCAGAGCCTCCTCACCGCCCCTTTCTTTGCGCCCCTTAAGCGGGTGGGCCTCGAGGCCTACCGCTACATCCTCCACGACCCGTACTTCTTTGAGGCGCTCAAGAACTCCTTCTTCATCGGGCTTGGGATGGTGGTGGTGGCCGTCCCCTTGGGAAGCCTCTTTGCCTTTTTGGTGACCAAGACGGACCTTCCCTTCGCCCGCTTCTATGAGCTCCTCCTCCTTGCCCCCGTCTTTATCTCGCCCATCATCCTCGGCATCGGCTTCATCGTGGCCTTCGGCCCCTCAGGCCTGGTTTCGGGCCTGGTGGAGGGCGTTTTGGGCCGGGTGCCTTGGACCATCTATACCGTACCCGCCATCGCCGTCATCGCCGGGCTGACCCACGTGCCCTACGTCTATCTCTACGTGGCCAGCACCATCCAGAACGTGGACGCTTCCTTGGAGGAGGCGGCCCGGGTGGCGGGGGCGAGGCCCACCTGGGTTGCCTTGAGCGTCACCTTCCCTTTGGTGCGCCCCGCCTTGGTCTATAGCGCCGCCCTCATGCTCCTTTTGGGCTTCGAGCTGTTTGGCCTGCCCTTGGTCCTGGGGGACGCCAAGGGGATCATGGTCATCACCACTTACCTGTACCGCCTCACCGCCATCACCGGCACCTCCGCCTACCACCTGATGGCGGCGGTGAGCGTGGCCATCGTCCTCATCGCCTGGTCCTTGGTCCTCCTGCAGCGCTACCTGGTGGGGCGCATGGAGGGGCGGTACGTGGCCATCGGGGCCCGGGGGTACCGCACGGAGCGGCTTCCCCTAGGGCGCTTGCGGTTTGTCTGGGCTTCCCTTTTGGCCCTTTACCTCCTCGTCGCTGTGGTTTTGCCGGTCCTGGGGGTGGTTTTCCGTAGCCTGGTTTCCAGTTGGGGCCCCGGGGTCGACCTAAAGGAGGTGTTCACCCTGGGCCACTACGTGGAGGTCTTTAAGCTTCCCAACCTAAGCCGGGCGGTGAGCAACACCCTTGTGGTGGCGGCCCTGGGGGGGATCGTCGCCCTGGCCTTCTACCTTCTCATCGCCCTGGGCATCCAGCGGGGTGGGCGGTACGGCCGGGTGCTGGACTATTTGGCGGGCCTTCCCCGGGCGGTGCCGGGCCTGGTCATGGGACTGGCCTTTCTCTGGCTGTTCCTCTTCCTTAAGCCCATCGCTCCCTTGCGCAACACGCTTTTCGCCCTAATCCTGGCCTACACGGTGGTCTGGATGCCCTACGGGGTCCGCCTTCTCACCGCCGCTCTCCTTCAGGTGGGGCGGGAGGTGGAGGAGGCGGCGCGCATCGTCGGAGCGTCGGCGGTGAAGGCATTTCTCCACGGGACACTTCCCCTCTTGCGGGGCGGGGTCCTCACCGCCTGGTTTTTGCTTTTCATCCAGTTCGTGCGGGAGTACTCCACGGGCGTTTACCTCCTGACGGCGGGCACGGAGGTGCTAGGGGCCCAGATCGTGGCCCTCTGGGGCACGGGGGCGGTGGACGTGATCGCCGCCTTGGCCACCCTGCAGGTCCTCATCGTGAGCGCCGTTTTCCTCTTGGCCAACCGCCTCGGGGTCCGACCCCAAGGCTTGTAG
- a CDS encoding ABC transporter ATP-binding protein, producing MGKGSLKTPGQGPGLKEASLGVEALEVRLGENLVLQRVDLTVSPGEVVALLGPSGSGKTTLLRAVAGLVRPTGGRIALGNEVFFDGARGIFLPPERRNLGLVFQSYALWPHRTVYENVAYGLRLRRVPEKEVRERVLSLLDRLGLTGLEGRYPGALSGGQQQRVSLARALAYDPKLLLLDEPLSNLDAKLRDQARVWLRETLKATGKAALFVTHDQAEAMAIADRIALLNEGRIEQVGTPEELYRNPRTLFVADFLGNPNVVDALVVALEEGLVRLELAGFSLRARAMGSVVPGRLAKLVLRPEVLRLAGAGEVNVLEGERVHSLYLGAHYEEWVQVGEALLRLVSPTPLPGPRVRLGFDPESALAYPSP from the coding sequence ATGGGAAAGGGATCGCTCAAAACCCCAGGGCAGGGTCCTGGGCTTAAGGAGGCTTCCTTAGGGGTGGAGGCCCTCGAGGTGCGCCTGGGGGAGAACCTGGTCCTCCAGAGGGTGGACCTCACCGTGTCCCCAGGGGAGGTGGTGGCCCTCTTGGGCCCTTCGGGCTCGGGCAAGACCACCCTGCTTCGGGCCGTGGCGGGCCTGGTGCGACCCACAGGGGGACGGATCGCCCTGGGCAACGAGGTGTTCTTTGACGGGGCGAGGGGGATCTTCCTTCCCCCCGAGCGGCGGAACCTGGGCCTGGTGTTCCAGTCCTACGCCCTTTGGCCCCACCGCACCGTCTATGAGAACGTGGCCTACGGGTTGCGGTTAAGGCGGGTGCCGGAGAAGGAGGTGAGGGAGCGGGTGCTCTCCCTCTTGGATCGGCTAGGCCTCACGGGGCTGGAAGGGCGCTACCCCGGGGCCCTTTCCGGGGGCCAGCAGCAGCGGGTGTCCTTGGCCCGAGCCCTGGCCTACGACCCCAAGCTCCTCCTCCTGGACGAGCCCCTTTCCAACCTGGACGCCAAGCTCAGGGACCAGGCCCGGGTCTGGCTCCGGGAGACGCTCAAGGCTACCGGCAAGGCCGCCCTCTTTGTCACCCACGACCAAGCGGAGGCTATGGCCATCGCCGACCGCATCGCCTTGCTCAACGAGGGCCGGATCGAGCAGGTGGGCACCCCCGAGGAGCTCTACCGGAATCCCAGGACCCTTTTCGTGGCAGATTTCCTGGGAAACCCCAACGTGGTGGACGCCCTGGTGGTGGCCCTGGAGGAGGGGCTGGTCCGGCTGGAGCTTGCCGGGTTTTCCTTGCGGGCCAGGGCCATGGGGTCCGTGGTTCCCGGGAGGCTTGCCAAGCTGGTCCTCCGCCCGGAGGTCCTGCGGCTGGCAGGGGCCGGGGAAGTAAACGTCTTAGAAGGGGAGCGGGTGCACAGCCTTTACCTGGGGGCCCACTACGAGGAATGGGTGCAGGTGGGGGAGGCCCTGCTAAGGCTGGTAAGCCCCACCCCGCTCCCGGGTCCCCGAGTGCGCCTCGGCTTTGACCCGGAAAGCGCCCTGGCCTACCCCAGCCCCTAG